The Chanos chanos chromosome 16, fChaCha1.1, whole genome shotgun sequence genome has a window encoding:
- the LOC115829824 gene encoding neurogenic differentiation factor 2-like, whose amino-acid sequence MLTRMFNDVSLLPEVPRFPGWAEDSESEDGKTRDEEAERGRLEEEDAQNAHSGMGLDEEEDEEDPEDEDDGDEDLVAGGDDSGDRPRKRGPKKRKMTAARLERSKMRRLKANARERMRMHDLNSALDNLRKVVPCYSKTQKLSKIETLRLAKNYIWALSEILRSGRRPDLVSYVQTLCKGLSQPTTNLVAGCLQLSTRSFLTEPCQDPSRYHGNEPFSMHAYSFACRSRLSSPQCASVPAAIPLRTHGYCAPYDSLYAGGASPGYTSPEYEGGGASPPLPLCVNGNYSVKSQDGGAASPGTDRGFHYSMHYSGLAGTRAGTTGTGLGTAGSGAGHGIPYGSSGARVHGENTLPYHEMHLHHERTPVYEDINSFFHN is encoded by the exons ATGCTGACCCGGATGTTTAATGACGTGTCCCTGCTACCTGAGGTCCCGCGTTTCCCAGGTTGGGCAGAGGACAGCGAGAGTGAAGACGGAAAAACGCGAGACGAAGAAGCGGAGAGAGGCCGCCTAGAGGAGGAAGACGCGCAAAACGCACACTCCGGCATGGGCCTGGACGAAGAGGAGGACGAAGAGGACCCAGAAGATGAGGACGACGGCGACGAAGATTTAGTCGCCGGGGGCGACGACAGCGGCGACAGGCCGAGAAAGCGCGGCCCTAAGAAACGTAAGATGACCGCGGCACGCCTGGAACGGTCAAAAATGCGGCGACTGAAAGCCAACGCTCGGGAGCGTATGCGAATGCACGATCTGAACTCAGCCCTAGACAACCTGCGAAAG GTGGTACCCTGTTACTCTAAGACGCAAAAGCTGTCAAAAATTGAGACTCTGCGTCTGGCCAAGAATTACATCTGGGCGTTGTCCGAGATCCTTCGTTCAGGACGTAGGCCTGACCTGGTGTCCTACGTCCAGACACTGTGTAAAGGTCTCTCCCAGCCCACAACCAACCTGGTGGCCGGCTGCCTGCAGCTCAGCACTCGTAGTTTCCTCACCGAGCCCTGTCAGGACCCCTCCCGTTACCATGGCAACGAGCCCTTCAGCATGCACGCCTACTCGTTCGCCTGTCGGTCGCGTCTCTCCAGCCCGCAGTGTGCCTCGGTGCCCGCGGCGATCCCGTTACGGACACACGGGTACTGCGCCCCGTACGACTCGCTGTACGCGGGCGGGGCGTCGCCGGGATACACCAGCCCGGAGTACGAAGGGGGCGGAGCCAGCCCGCCCCTCCCGCTCTGTGTCAACGGAAATTATTCGGTCAAGTCGCAGGACGGGGGCGCAGCCTCGCCAGGCACTGACAGGGGCTTCCACTATTCTATGCATTACTCTGGCCTGGCGGGCACACGGGCTGGCACCACGGGCACCGGCCTTGGCACCGCGGGCAGCGGTGCCGGCCACGGCATCCCGTACGGCTCTTCAGGGGCACGCGTGCACGGAGAGAACACACTGCCTTATCATGAAATGCATTTACACCACGAACGCACACCTGTATACGAGGACATCAACTCATTCTTCCACAACTGA